From one Salvelinus sp. IW2-2015 linkage group LG11, ASM291031v2, whole genome shotgun sequence genomic stretch:
- the LOC111969883 gene encoding protein snail homolog Sna-like yields the protein MPRSFLVKKYFANKKPNYSELECQNATSLERYPLAELPAGXNNSAATCYTTGLVWDVSFLPALYVPTSPTDASPTPGPLDLSSPSSLSSSASSSGEEDEGRTSDPPSPEPTDTYHPPQRPKRTGIKSHGALTEDERVAPVTAARPAFFCKHCPKEYTSLGALKMHIRSHTLPCVCPTCGKAFSRPWLLRGHIRTHTGERPFSCQHCNRAFADRSNLRAHLQTHAEVKKYQCGVCSRTFSRMSLLQKHSAVSCSTSSTA from the exons ATGCCTCGTTCTTTCTTGGTCAAAAAGTATTTCGCCAATAAAAAACCCAACTATAGTGAACTGGAGTGTCAAAATG CCACCTCGCTGGAGAGGTACCCACTAGCTGAGCTTCCAGCAGGGGKCAATAACTCAGCTGCCACCTGTTACACAACAGGACTGGTATGGGACGTGAGCTTCCTTCCAGCCCTCTACGTCCCCACATCCCCCACTGATGCCTCTCCCACCCCTGGTCCCCTGGACCTCAGCTCCCCATCTAGCCTCAGCAGCAGTGCCAGTagcagtggagaggaggatgaggggcgCACCTCTGACCCACCCAGCCCTGAGCCCACAGACACKTACCACCCCCCCCAGCGCCCCAAACGCACAGGCATCAAGAGCCATGGGGCCCTGACCGAGGACGAGAGAGTGGCCCCYGTCACTGCAGCAAGGCCAGCCTTCTTCTGCAAGCACTGCCCTAAAGAGTACACCAGCCTGGGGGCTCTGAAGATGCATATCCGCTCGCACACACTACCCTGTGTCTGCCCCACCTGCGGAAAGGCCTTCTCCAGGCCCTGGCTGCTGCGCGGCCACATtcgcacacacacag GTGAGCGGCCATTCTCCTGCCAACACTGTAACCGTGCCTTCGCCGACCGCTCCAACCTGCGGGCGCACCTGCAGACCCACGCTGAGGTGAAGAAGTACCAGTGTGGCGTGTGTTCTCGTACCTTCAGCCGCATGTCCCTCCTCCAGAAACACAGCGCAGTCAGCTGCTCCACCTCSTCCACAGCATGA